Proteins encoded in a region of the Malaciobacter mytili LMG 24559 genome:
- a CDS encoding flavodoxin, giving the protein MSSAIFYASSTGNTEEIANKIIEKLGNIDSYNISNNQEDVKKIATYDKLILATSTWGDGDLQDDWDESWDNFKEIDFSNKIVALVGLGDQESYDDTFVNSLGTMYEQVISQGGKVIGFTSKEGYEFEESTALKDNQFVGLVIDEDNQSDLTDERIDNWIEKIKEEIL; this is encoded by the coding sequence ATAGCAAATAAAATTATAGAAAAATTAGGAAATATTGATTCATATAATATAAGTAATAATCAAGAAGATGTAAAAAAAATTGCTACTTATGATAAACTAATCTTAGCCACTTCAACATGGGGTGATGGGGATTTACAAGATGATTGGGATGAATCTTGGGATAATTTTAAAGAAATTGATTTTTCAAATAAAATTGTAGCACTAGTTGGATTAGGAGATCAAGAAAGCTATGATGATACTTTTGTAAATTCACTAGGAACAATGTATGAACAAGTTATTTCTCAAGGTGGGAAAGTTATTGGTTTTACTTCTAAAGAAGGTTATGAGTTTGAAGAATCAACGGCACTAAAAGATAACCAATTTGTAGGTTTAGTTATAGATGAAGATAACCAAAGTGATTTAACTGATGAAAGAATAGATAATTGGATAGAGAAAATTAAAGAGGAAATCTTATAA
- a CDS encoding Fur family transcriptional regulator, whose amino-acid sequence MTNNEEVIEELKRIVKQKGLKYTEQREIVLDILINAKGHLSAEDVYNEIKNKYSDSNIGIATVYRALGFLEEVDLITSIAFGTEGKKYESNAKSHHDHLICTTCGKIIEFIDDEIEKRQDRIAKKNNFKITSHSMQLYGTCKECQDK is encoded by the coding sequence ATGACAAATAATGAAGAAGTAATAGAAGAACTTAAAAGAATAGTAAAACAAAAAGGTCTAAAATATACAGAACAAAGGGAAATTGTTTTAGATATTCTTATAAATGCTAAGGGACATTTAAGTGCTGAAGATGTTTATAATGAGATTAAAAATAAATATTCAGACTCAAATATAGGAATTGCAACAGTTTATAGAGCTTTGGGTTTTTTAGAAGAAGTTGATTTAATTACATCAATTGCTTTTGGAACTGAAGGTAAAAAATATGAAAGTAATGCAAAATCACATCATGACCACTTGATTTGTACAACTTGTGGAAAAATTATTGAATTTATAGATGATGAGATTGAAAAAAGACAAGATAGAATTGCTAAAAAGAATAACTTTAAAATTACAAGTCATTCTATGCAATTGTATGGAACTTGTAAAGAGTGCCAAGATAAGTAA
- a CDS encoding heavy metal translocating P-type ATPase encodes MNKFIKVHETLTRLRYKFELLKEEFIDENILKAYLENIQGVNSVRVNKKAYSIIFNIENIDIKKTIEESLKTLTLEDLLSTNCEDNAVCVSCIKNEKPSLEGVVRAGGALVAERFISNNLAKALLTTTAATPLLIEGTKELFNEGLTSKVLESAAVGISVYRKDYLAANSTNTMLALGEYIEETTVHKSDDLLKELAKPNVKEAWIEKLQDGKKVEVLVKTEEIDVGDIVVVSAGSTIPVDGHIVFGDASVNQVSMTGEAEPIKKQRGDRVISGTVLEEGRLKIWAEHVGANTATQRIKHYIESSLNEKSSVQLKATKLADKLVPVTLGLAGFSYLITKDFERVASILQADYSCALKLATPVAFKSTISKAGHNGIMIKGAKSIESLSNVDTFIFDKTGTLTKGDLEVIEVQSFDEQWTEEEVLNLTASTEEHYFHPVAEAVVKAAKQRGFVHMHHEEVEFIVAHGVKTEVDGKSVIIGSRHFLEDDEKIDFSSHKEKINKSLDEGKTLLYIGFNGKLLGTIALSDKIRDNAKESLLRLRQLGVKHLVMLTGDVDKKAQMVAEELGIDEVFSELLPTDKAAIVKKMMDEGRKVAFVGDGINDAPALISASVGISMSKGADIAKATADVSLLKDDIQAVVEAKELANKTMRLINTNFKATVGVNSAILAGATFGAFSPIVTAVLHNGTTIGLLLNSIKGVKA; translated from the coding sequence ATGAATAAATTTATAAAAGTACATGAAACCTTAACAAGATTAAGATATAAATTTGAACTTTTAAAAGAAGAGTTTATTGATGAAAATATTTTAAAAGCATATCTTGAGAATATACAAGGTGTCAATAGTGTTCGTGTAAATAAAAAAGCATATAGTATTATTTTTAATATTGAAAATATTGATATTAAAAAAACTATTGAAGAGAGTTTAAAAACTCTTACTTTAGAAGATCTTCTTTCAACAAATTGTGAAGATAATGCTGTTTGTGTTAGTTGTATAAAAAATGAAAAGCCTTCTTTAGAAGGAGTTGTAAGAGCAGGTGGTGCTTTAGTTGCTGAAAGGTTTATTTCTAATAATTTAGCTAAAGCTTTACTTACTACAACAGCTGCAACTCCTTTATTAATTGAAGGAACAAAAGAACTTTTTAATGAAGGTTTAACTTCAAAGGTTTTAGAAAGTGCAGCCGTTGGTATTTCTGTTTATAGAAAAGATTATTTAGCAGCAAATTCAACAAATACAATGCTAGCTCTTGGTGAGTATATTGAAGAGACTACTGTTCATAAAAGTGATGATTTATTAAAAGAGTTAGCTAAACCAAATGTAAAAGAGGCATGGATTGAAAAGCTTCAAGATGGTAAAAAAGTTGAAGTTTTAGTTAAAACAGAAGAGATTGATGTTGGAGATATAGTAGTAGTTAGTGCTGGTAGTACAATCCCTGTTGATGGACATATTGTATTTGGAGATGCAAGTGTAAATCAAGTATCTATGACAGGTGAAGCTGAACCTATAAAAAAACAAAGGGGAGATAGGGTTATTTCTGGAACTGTTTTAGAAGAGGGTAGGTTAAAAATCTGGGCTGAACATGTGGGGGCAAATACTGCCACACAAAGAATTAAACACTATATTGAAAGTTCATTAAATGAAAAATCTTCAGTACAACTAAAAGCAACAAAATTAGCCGATAAATTAGTTCCTGTAACTTTAGGTTTAGCAGGTTTTTCTTATTTGATAACTAAAGATTTTGAAAGGGTAGCTTCTATTTTACAAGCTGATTATTCTTGTGCTTTAAAACTTGCTACTCCAGTTGCTTTTAAATCAACTATTTCAAAAGCAGGTCATAATGGAATTATGATAAAAGGTGCAAAATCAATTGAATCGTTATCAAATGTGGATACTTTTATTTTTGATAAAACAGGAACTTTAACTAAAGGTGATTTAGAAGTAATAGAAGTTCAATCTTTTGATGAACAATGGACAGAAGAAGAGGTTTTAAATCTAACAGCAAGTACAGAAGAACACTACTTTCATCCAGTTGCAGAAGCGGTTGTTAAAGCTGCTAAACAAAGGGGCTTTGTACATATGCACCATGAAGAAGTAGAATTTATTGTTGCTCATGGTGTAAAAACAGAAGTTGATGGTAAATCAGTTATAATTGGAAGTAGACATTTTCTAGAGGATGATGAAAAAATAGATTTTTCTTCACATAAAGAGAAAATAAATAAAAGTTTAGATGAGGGTAAAACTCTACTTTATATTGGATTTAATGGGAAACTATTAGGAACAATTGCTTTAAGTGATAAGATTAGAGATAATGCAAAAGAATCTTTATTAAGATTAAGACAATTGGGTGTAAAACATCTAGTTATGCTAACAGGAGATGTTGATAAAAAAGCCCAAATGGTTGCTGAAGAATTAGGTATTGATGAGGTTTTTTCTGAATTACTTCCTACTGATAAAGCAGCAATTGTTAAAAAAATGATGGATGAAGGTAGAAAAGTTGCTTTTGTTGGTGATGGGATAAATGATGCACCTGCCTTAATTAGTGCTAGTGTTGGTATTTCTATGAGTAAAGGGGCTGATATTGCTAAAGCAACAGCAGATGTTAGTTTATTAAAAGATGATATACAAGCTGTTGTTGAAGCAAAAGAGTTAGCAAATAAAACTATGAGACTTATAAATACAAACTTTAAAGCAACAGTTGGGGTAAATTCAGCAATTTTAGCAGGTGCAACTTTTGGAGCTTTTTCTCCTATTGTTACTGCAGTTTTACATAATGGAACAACAATTGGTTTACTTTTAAACTCTATAAAAGGAGTAAAGGCTTAA
- a CDS encoding YtxH domain-containing protein, which produces MNKNTNMYDINIENSRAIQNNTLNQNPYINQSPTNVQNMQNGQNSGFNSGDFIKGALIGAAVTYLLTNKGAQENIMKAVSKGTELFQAGMEELKERMEDAKAAMEANQE; this is translated from the coding sequence ATGAATAAGAATACAAATATGTATGATATAAATATTGAAAATAGTAGAGCTATTCAAAATAATACTTTAAATCAAAATCCTTATATAAATCAATCACCAACAAATGTACAAAATATGCAAAATGGGCAAAATAGTGGATTTAATAGTGGTGATTTTATAAAAGGTGCATTAATTGGTGCAGCTGTTACTTATCTTCTTACAAATAAAGGTGCGCAAGAAAATATAATGAAAGCTGTATCAAAAGGTACTGAACTTTTTCAAGCTGGAATGGAAGAGTTAAAAGAGAGAATGGAAGATGCTAAAGCTGCTATGGAAGCAAATCAAGAGTAG
- a CDS encoding ferritin-like domain-containing protein has protein sequence MVNLDENILLSQRVDLNNEQPVVSQVLRIAVYDEFKAYETYTKIIEKFGAITPFINIKEAEAIHYSALIPLLQKYNVEVPINDWAEKIKVPNTYIECCELGVASEINNIAMYDNLIANTKQQDIKDMLFKLQAASYNNHLPAFRKAVLNHYNGVSNSTSLNSIEEMMGKANEYQMLLEDIANGNINQDKISLLLSKLNISMLSGAGLGAALVAFLNSYSQEKE, from the coding sequence GTGGTAAATTTAGATGAGAATATTTTACTTTCTCAAAGAGTTGATTTAAATAATGAACAACCTGTTGTTTCACAAGTTTTAAGAATTGCTGTTTATGATGAATTTAAAGCTTATGAAACTTATACAAAAATAATAGAAAAATTTGGAGCAATAACTCCTTTTATTAATATAAAAGAGGCTGAAGCAATACATTATAGTGCATTAATTCCCCTTTTACAAAAATATAATGTTGAAGTTCCAATTAATGATTGGGCAGAAAAAATAAAAGTACCAAATACTTATATAGAATGTTGTGAATTGGGTGTTGCAAGTGAGATTAATAATATTGCAATGTATGATAATTTAATAGCAAATACAAAACAGCAGGATATTAAAGATATGCTTTTCAAGCTTCAAGCAGCTTCATATAACAACCATCTTCCAGCTTTTAGAAAAGCTGTGCTAAACCATTATAATGGCGTAAGTAATTCAACTAGCTTAAATAGTATTGAAGAGATGATGGGAAAAGCAAATGAGTATCAAATGCTTTTAGAAGATATTGCAAATGGGAATATTAATCAAGATAAAATCTCTTTACTTTTATCAAAATTAAATATCTCTATGTTAAGTGGTGCAGGACTTGGTGCAGCATTAGTTGCTTTTTTAAATAGTTATTCTCAAGAAAAGGAGTAA
- a CDS encoding HMA2 domain-containing protein, whose amino-acid sequence MIKTEDIIKIASYFSIIAHTPGRLRVRVNPKIKNESSNISILDIENLPKKINGIKDIKINKIIASVTITYDATIFKPQIWEDLINKRNLEEITEIINNLAKEVM is encoded by the coding sequence TTGATAAAAACAGAAGATATTATTAAAATTGCTAGTTATTTTTCAATAATTGCCCATACTCCAGGTAGATTAAGAGTAAGAGTAAATCCAAAAATAAAAAATGAAAGCTCAAATATTTCAATTTTGGATATTGAAAATTTACCTAAGAAAATAAATGGAATAAAAGATATTAAGATAAATAAGATTATTGCTTCTGTTACAATAACTTATGATGCTACTATTTTTAAACCTCAAATTTGGGAAGATTTAATAAATAAAAGAAATTTAGAAGAGATTACAGAAATTATAAATAATCTTGCAAAGGAGGTAATGTAG
- a CDS encoding sensor domain-containing diguanylate cyclase, which yields MNITTKISLFFSSILVFLVICIFAILKDSEKKTLSFENIQVEKNIKIFFEALYSKVDLLNNIAYEYSSNEKIINSLEEHIKKDKKRYFIKDKYTHFILFDKNKQFVSGDVYDINSDEFISTPNEIKNFFKSKNLNKYLKNKEEIHFITLDYEKVLFTIEEVKKANKLLGYIFIGRTLDSSFLSNLTKITHSYISFLPSYSLKNKNELKIKNSLINYDINRVDEKNLFSFIELFDEFDNSSFFISMKINRDFFIQISKNNEFLFYIFITTFILLIMCIYFFIDKLFAKRIKNITNIIKKVSKSNSLELKIKIDYDDEISYLSKKINEMFISINNKQHEELKKERDFLQSVLDSQKNIILITDGKDIESTNKKFVDIFKSKDHFMTNIALLDNQTQANLVNFAKKYESYENPAKLKVQDDNHKYFIFDVQKLDMKKYLICMNDISSYNEKLCHLEQKATIDELTSIYNKNTITSLLNCWLEVKDFCLIIFDIDYFKKINDTYGHYIGDCILRDLSKLIKSFLHKEDIIGRFGGEEFIVLVDDNSNENIINIATRLKQVVEDYNFVYENHKINVTISLGATFCKRNEKYEVVYKRADEALYEAKRSGRNKVCYN from the coding sequence ATGAATATTACCACTAAAATATCATTATTTTTTAGTTCTATTTTAGTTTTTTTAGTAATATGTATCTTTGCAATTTTAAAAGATAGTGAAAAAAAAACTTTAAGTTTTGAAAATATTCAAGTGGAAAAGAATATCAAGATTTTTTTTGAAGCTTTATATTCAAAAGTTGATTTATTAAATAATATAGCCTATGAGTACTCTTCAAATGAAAAAATCATTAATAGTTTAGAAGAACACATTAAAAAGGATAAAAAAAGATATTTTATCAAAGATAAATATACTCATTTTATACTATTTGATAAAAATAAACAGTTTGTTTCTGGTGATGTATATGATATAAATTCAGATGAATTTATCTCTACTCCAAATGAGATAAAAAACTTTTTTAAATCAAAAAATTTAAATAAGTATTTAAAAAATAAAGAGGAGATACATTTTATTACCCTTGATTATGAAAAAGTTCTTTTTACAATTGAAGAAGTAAAAAAAGCAAATAAGCTTTTAGGCTATATTTTTATAGGAAGAACCTTGGATTCTTCTTTTTTATCCAATCTTACAAAAATTACTCATAGTTATATTTCATTTTTACCTTCATACTCTTTAAAAAATAAAAATGAATTAAAAATAAAAAATAGTTTGATAAATTATGATATAAATAGAGTAGATGAAAAAAATCTTTTTTCTTTTATTGAATTATTTGATGAGTTTGATAATAGCTCTTTTTTTATAAGTATGAAAATTAATAGGGATTTTTTTATACAAATATCTAAAAATAATGAGTTTTTATTTTACATTTTTATAACTACTTTTATATTATTAATTATGTGCATTTACTTTTTTATTGATAAACTTTTTGCAAAAAGAATTAAAAATATTACAAATATTATTAAAAAAGTATCTAAAAGTAATAGTTTAGAATTAAAAATTAAAATAGATTATGATGATGAGATTAGTTATCTTTCAAAAAAAATTAATGAAATGTTTATTTCTATTAATAATAAACAACATGAAGAGTTAAAAAAAGAAAGAGATTTTTTACAATCAGTTTTAGATTCTCAAAAAAATATTATATTAATTACTGATGGAAAAGATATAGAAAGTACAAATAAAAAATTTGTGGATATTTTTAAATCAAAAGATCATTTTATGACAAATATTGCACTATTAGATAATCAAACACAAGCAAATTTAGTTAATTTTGCTAAAAAATATGAATCCTATGAAAATCCTGCAAAATTAAAAGTACAGGATGATAATCATAAATATTTTATTTTTGATGTTCAAAAACTTGATATGAAAAAATATTTAATATGTATGAATGATATTTCCTCTTACAATGAAAAGCTTTGTCATTTAGAACAAAAAGCAACAATTGATGAGCTAACTTCTATTTATAATAAAAATACTATAACTTCACTTTTAAATTGTTGGTTAGAAGTAAAAGATTTTTGTTTAATTATTTTTGATATTGATTATTTTAAAAAAATCAATGATACTTATGGACATTATATTGGAGATTGTATTTTAAGAGATTTATCAAAATTAATTAAAAGTTTTTTACATAAAGAGGATATTATTGGAAGATTTGGTGGAGAAGAGTTTATTGTTTTGGTTGATGATAATAGTAATGAAAATATAATAAATATAGCTACTAGATTAAAACAAGTTGTGGAAGATTATAATTTTGTATATGAAAATCACAAAATAAATGTAACAATTAGTTTAGGTGCAACTTTTTGTAAAAGAAATGAAAAGTATGAAGTTGTATATAAAAGAGCAGATGAAGCTTTATATGAAGCAAAAAGAAGTGGAAGAAATAAAGTATGTTATAATTAA
- a CDS encoding FeoA family protein — MKLSELNKGDKAIIVYINCENTLKNRFYSFGITKNSIITVEEVTLTKSTIEIKIKNTKVALRLSEASQIEVNYAN; from the coding sequence ATGAAATTAAGTGAACTAAATAAAGGAGATAAAGCAATAATTGTATATATTAATTGTGAGAATACATTAAAAAATAGATTCTATTCTTTTGGTATTACTAAAAATAGTATTATTACTGTAGAAGAAGTAACTCTTACTAAAAGTACAATAGAAATAAAAATCAAAAATACAAAAGTTGCTTTAAGACTAAGTGAAGCTTCACAAATTGAGGTGAACTATGCAAACTAA
- the feoB gene encoding ferrous iron transport protein B, which translates to MQTNIIKIALVGQPNVGKSMLINSISNAKLKVGNFSGVTVAKEEVFVKYKNYKIQIVDLPGSYSLNDYTLEEKVTKSFLNNEYYDIILNVVDSTNLERNLFLTSELLALDKKMIIALNMNDEAIKEEIQIDEKQLTKILGKPCIKTSAANKEGIDLLLEEIVKKFESEKLPTKLIFSDVIEEEISNISKFFEAINFKANVTYREIAIKLLKEDKQTYKFFHDEPIWTKLQPLLNEAFEHISLHYNTKNIEDIFNEEKFAFARGAVTETVKEKGYKEKTLTEKIDSILIHKIFGLPIFLFLMWGLFQLTFEIGNIPMDIIDTFFANLIDNTKEVLGDNQISSIIADGAIAGVGAVILFVPNIVILFFGIALLETTGYMSRVAFLLDGFFHKFGLHGKSFIPLVTGFGCSVPAYMAARTLKNEKDRLLTLFIIGFMSCGARLPIYVLFTGAFFSEKNAGNVLFLIYIGGAILGLIAAKVLKIVVFKSEDEPFVMEMPKYRMPSFKLIWHTVSNQALMYLKKAGTYILAASLLIWVASNYPKHLQVEEAFNQKIELALTDEEKTSLKNELALYNLENSYLGYVGKFSEPLFAPLGFDWRMSVALETGLAAKEIVVSTLGILYGLGEENDESSKGLIDKIKANIPFASAIAFIVFVMIYLPCLAASMVFTKEAGGWKYLAYLFVFTTTTAWVLSFIAYNVVSFLVA; encoded by the coding sequence ATGCAAACTAATATAATTAAAATTGCATTAGTTGGACAACCAAATGTTGGAAAGAGTATGCTTATTAACTCTATTTCAAATGCAAAATTAAAAGTTGGAAATTTTTCTGGTGTTACTGTTGCAAAAGAAGAGGTATTTGTAAAATATAAAAACTATAAAATTCAAATTGTAGATTTACCTGGTTCATACTCTTTAAATGATTATACACTAGAAGAAAAAGTTACAAAAAGTTTTTTAAATAATGAATATTATGACATTATTTTAAATGTAGTTGATTCTACTAATTTAGAAAGAAACCTGTTTTTAACTTCTGAATTGCTTGCTTTAGATAAAAAAATGATAATAGCTTTAAATATGAATGATGAAGCAATAAAAGAAGAGATTCAAATAGATGAAAAACAATTAACTAAAATTTTAGGGAAACCTTGTATAAAAACAAGTGCAGCAAATAAAGAAGGTATTGATTTACTTCTTGAAGAGATTGTAAAAAAATTTGAAAGTGAAAAACTTCCTACAAAACTTATCTTTTCTGATGTTATAGAAGAAGAGATTTCAAATATAAGTAAATTTTTTGAAGCAATAAATTTTAAAGCAAATGTTACATATAGAGAAATTGCTATAAAACTTTTAAAAGAAGATAAACAAACTTATAAATTTTTCCATGATGAACCAATATGGACAAAACTACAACCTTTATTAAATGAAGCTTTTGAACATATTTCATTACACTATAATACAAAAAATATAGAAGATATTTTTAATGAAGAAAAATTTGCCTTTGCAAGAGGTGCAGTTACAGAAACTGTTAAAGAAAAAGGATATAAAGAGAAAACTTTAACAGAAAAAATTGACTCAATTTTAATACATAAAATTTTTGGATTACCTATTTTTCTTTTTTTAATGTGGGGATTATTTCAATTGACATTTGAAATTGGAAATATTCCAATGGATATAATTGATACTTTTTTTGCAAATTTAATTGATAATACAAAAGAAGTTTTAGGAGATAATCAAATCTCATCAATTATAGCTGATGGGGCTATTGCTGGAGTTGGTGCTGTTATTTTATTTGTACCTAATATTGTAATACTATTTTTTGGAATTGCTTTACTTGAAACAACAGGATATATGAGTAGAGTTGCTTTTTTATTAGATGGTTTTTTTCATAAATTTGGACTTCATGGAAAATCATTTATTCCTTTAGTTACTGGATTTGGTTGCTCTGTTCCAGCCTATATGGCAGCAAGAACATTAAAAAATGAAAAAGATAGATTACTTACTTTATTTATTATTGGTTTTATGTCTTGTGGAGCAAGACTTCCTATTTATGTACTTTTTACAGGTGCATTTTTTAGTGAAAAAAATGCTGGAAATGTTTTATTTTTAATCTATATTGGTGGAGCAATTTTAGGTTTAATTGCAGCAAAAGTTTTAAAAATTGTAGTATTTAAAAGTGAAGATGAACCTTTTGTTATGGAAATGCCAAAATATAGAATGCCTTCATTTAAACTTATTTGGCATACAGTTTCAAATCAAGCTTTAATGTACTTAAAAAAAGCAGGAACATATATCTTAGCTGCTTCACTTTTAATTTGGGTGGCAAGTAATTATCCAAAACATTTGCAAGTAGAAGAAGCCTTTAATCAAAAAATTGAATTAGCCCTTACAGATGAAGAAAAAACCTCTTTAAAAAATGAATTGGCTTTATATAATTTAGAAAATTCATATTTAGGATATGTAGGTAAATTTTCAGAACCATTATTTGCCCCTTTAGGATTTGATTGGAGAATGTCAGTTGCGCTTGAAACAGGTCTTGCCGCAAAAGAGATTGTTGTATCAACTTTAGGTATTTTATATGGATTAGGAGAAGAAAATGATGAAAGTTCAAAAGGACTTATAGATAAAATCAAGGCAAATATTCCTTTTGCTTCAGCAATTGCATTTATTGTATTTGTAATGATTTATCTTCCTTGTTTAGCTGCTTCAATGGTATTTACAAAAGAAGCAGGTGGTTGGAAATATTTAGCATATTTATTTGTTTTTACAACTACAACAGCGTGGGTACTTTCATTTATAGCTTATAATGTAGTCTCATTTTTAGTAGCATAA